A window of Salmo trutta chromosome 31, fSalTru1.1, whole genome shotgun sequence contains these coding sequences:
- the LOC115170042 gene encoding UMP-CMP kinase-like, which produces MEETRKLDEKKIHFLIDGFPRNEENLQGWTTIMDGEADVKFVLFFDFSNEVCINRCIERGKSSGLTDDNRASLEKRIHAPSSHCMRNRARCALWMPRAVWTR; this is translated from the exons atGGAGGAGACCAGGAAGTTAGACGAGAAGAAGATCCACTTCCTCATCGACGGCTTCCCCCGAAATGAGGAAAACCTCCAGGGGTGGACCACCATCATGGATGGGGAGGCTGATGTCAAATTTGTGCTTTTCTTCGACTTTAGCAATGAG GTCTGTATCAACAGATGTATAGAAAGAGGGAAGAGCAGCGGGCTCACCGATGACAACAGAGCGAGCCTGGAGAAAAG GATCCACGCCCCGTCATCTCACTGTATGAGAAACAGGGCAAGGTGCGCACTGTGGATGCCTCGTGCGGTGTGGACAAGGTAA